One window from the genome of Mycobacteriales bacterium encodes:
- the dprA gene encoding DNA-processing protein DprA, producing the protein MTSTTAAELTPERWARAWLSRTIEPGSIALYRLLAEFGPVAAVRRIRGGEVPPDVLRLADARRAEDRVESDVSRAGEYGIRLVVPGDDEWPASAVHPLEVATARGGQVDLAPPVALWVRGEARLDRVVDRCVSIIGARAATGYGLHFAGELAYAVAERGWTIVSGGAYGIDGAAHRGALSAGGPTVAILAGGLDAPYPTGHRSLFDRIVEAGGLLVSEWPVGSAPQRHRFLVRNRLIAAVAVGTVVVEAAARSGTAATARHVENLGRSLMAVPGPVTSAMSVGTHHLIRDRAARLVTRAADVFEEVGAIGTDLADRPWSEPDPRDVADPVARRVLDGVPARRGATPERIAVSAGIPVAEVLRVLPALHLQDLVERTDAGWRLANRSRHRKDGG; encoded by the coding sequence ATGACCTCGACGACCGCCGCGGAACTCACCCCGGAGCGTTGGGCCCGGGCCTGGCTGAGCCGGACGATCGAGCCCGGGAGCATCGCGCTGTACCGGCTGCTGGCCGAGTTCGGGCCGGTGGCCGCGGTACGACGGATCCGCGGCGGCGAGGTGCCCCCCGACGTGCTGCGTCTCGCCGACGCCCGCCGGGCCGAGGACCGGGTCGAGTCCGACGTCTCCCGCGCGGGCGAATACGGGATTCGCCTGGTCGTCCCCGGCGACGACGAGTGGCCGGCCTCCGCGGTGCATCCCCTCGAGGTGGCGACCGCGCGTGGTGGCCAGGTCGACCTCGCCCCGCCGGTGGCGCTGTGGGTGCGGGGTGAGGCGCGGTTGGACCGCGTCGTCGACCGCTGCGTGTCGATCATCGGGGCACGGGCGGCCACCGGCTACGGCCTGCACTTCGCCGGCGAACTGGCTTACGCCGTCGCCGAGCGTGGCTGGACGATCGTGTCGGGCGGCGCCTACGGGATCGACGGCGCGGCCCATCGGGGCGCGCTGTCCGCCGGCGGACCCACCGTCGCGATCCTCGCCGGAGGCCTCGACGCGCCCTATCCGACCGGTCATCGGTCTCTTTTCGACCGCATCGTCGAGGCGGGGGGACTGCTGGTCAGCGAGTGGCCGGTGGGGTCCGCACCGCAACGTCACCGCTTCCTCGTCCGCAACCGGCTGATCGCCGCGGTCGCGGTGGGGACGGTCGTGGTCGAGGCGGCCGCCCGCAGCGGGACCGCGGCGACCGCCCGCCACGTCGAGAACCTCGGGCGGTCGTTGATGGCGGTCCCGGGGCCGGTCACCTCGGCGATGTCGGTGGGCACGCATCACCTGATCCGGGATCGTGCCGCCCGGCTGGTCACGCGGGCGGCTGACGTCTTCGAGGAGGTCGGGGCGATCGGTACCGATCTTGCCGATCGGCCGTGGTCCGAGCCCGACCCGCGCGACGTCGCGGATCCGGTCGCCCGGCGGGTGCTCGACGGGGTGCCGGCGCGCCGTGGCGCGACACCGGAGCGGATCGCGGTCTCGGCCGGGATCCCGGTGGCGGAGGTGCTCCGGGTGCTGCCGGCCCTGCACCTGCAGGACCTGGTCGAACGCACCGACGCCGGTTGGCGGCTGGCTAACCGGTCACGTCACCGGAAGGACGGCGGATGA
- a CDS encoding GAF domain-containing protein, producing MSKADDLAATRVRFLTAEPTEPNRVRPAILASWRRSRDLSVAADKIELPYLRDPELDTELTRSAEPVLRRLLEQLDGQPVSIILTDPSGVVLSRRTADSDLERHLDRVQLARGFSYNEQFVGTNGIGTALEAGTATHVFGHEHYAEHLEGLACAGVPIRHPMTGRTLGAIDLTCWRKDAEPLLVTLARSTAVQIEQALLDDSGMNEMGLFQAYRRTCRRMAGIVFALTSDAVMLNDHARAVLDPADQAALLAQAAQANQPGGEEVGRATRWSSGLRLPTGAAAQLYYNKIRVGNQFAGVVVHVKLGESTESSTGAAAPRAPLPGLVGHAPLWLRACHEVETAFRAGEWLTVEGEPGTGKLALLRAVQLRRQPTARFTVLDAADAGSAPHWMTTVRATLLENAGSVVLQHVDELDGATLRALAAALQTAGTADPAGRPWVAVTMTHSSGSSDLESLLRHFPSSVEVPPLRMHIDDLQQLVPFFLARLGHGGKVACSPEAMRVLMRASWPGNIEQVHQVLHGVIQHRRVGMIAPADLPPETQTVSRRLLSGLESLERDAVVQSLADANGNKVQAARALGMSRATIYRKIHEYGIVVPPA from the coding sequence ATGAGCAAGGCGGACGACCTGGCAGCGACCAGGGTCCGTTTCCTGACCGCCGAGCCGACCGAGCCGAATCGCGTCCGGCCCGCCATCCTGGCGTCGTGGCGCCGGTCGCGCGACCTGAGCGTGGCGGCCGACAAGATCGAGCTGCCCTATCTGCGCGACCCCGAACTGGACACCGAACTCACCCGCAGCGCCGAGCCGGTGCTCCGCCGACTCCTTGAGCAGCTCGACGGCCAGCCGGTCAGCATCATCCTGACCGACCCGTCCGGCGTGGTTCTCAGCCGGCGGACTGCCGACTCCGACCTCGAACGACATCTGGACCGGGTGCAGCTCGCGCGCGGCTTCAGCTACAACGAGCAGTTCGTCGGAACCAACGGGATCGGGACGGCCTTGGAGGCCGGTACGGCGACCCATGTGTTCGGCCATGAGCATTACGCCGAACACCTCGAAGGGCTCGCGTGCGCCGGGGTCCCGATCCGGCACCCGATGACGGGGCGAACCCTCGGCGCGATCGACCTCACCTGCTGGCGCAAGGACGCCGAACCGTTGCTGGTGACACTGGCCAGGTCGACGGCGGTGCAGATCGAGCAGGCCCTGCTCGACGACTCCGGAATGAATGAGATGGGGCTCTTCCAGGCCTATCGCCGCACATGTCGTCGAATGGCCGGGATCGTGTTCGCCCTGACCAGCGATGCCGTGATGCTGAACGACCACGCCCGTGCCGTACTCGATCCGGCCGACCAGGCTGCGCTGCTCGCGCAGGCCGCGCAGGCCAACCAGCCCGGCGGCGAGGAGGTCGGGCGGGCCACCCGCTGGTCGTCCGGTCTCCGACTGCCTACCGGTGCGGCGGCGCAGCTCTACTACAACAAGATCCGGGTGGGCAACCAGTTCGCCGGGGTGGTCGTGCACGTCAAGCTGGGCGAGTCCACCGAGTCGTCGACCGGTGCCGCCGCACCGCGGGCGCCGCTGCCCGGGCTCGTGGGCCACGCTCCGCTGTGGCTGCGCGCCTGTCACGAGGTCGAGACCGCGTTCCGGGCCGGGGAATGGCTGACCGTGGAGGGTGAGCCCGGTACCGGCAAGCTCGCCCTGCTCCGTGCGGTGCAGCTGCGGCGGCAGCCGACTGCCCGCTTCACCGTCCTCGACGCCGCCGACGCGGGTTCCGCTCCGCACTGGATGACGACGGTCCGCGCCACCTTGCTCGAGAACGCCGGCAGCGTCGTCCTGCAGCACGTCGACGAACTCGACGGCGCCACGCTGAGGGCGCTCGCGGCCGCGCTTCAGACCGCGGGCACGGCCGACCCGGCGGGTCGGCCCTGGGTGGCTGTCACGATGACGCACTCCAGCGGAAGCAGCGATCTCGAAAGCCTGTTGCGGCATTTCCCGAGCTCGGTGGAGGTCCCGCCACTGCGGATGCACATCGACGACCTGCAGCAGCTGGTGCCGTTCTTCCTCGCACGCCTGGGCCATGGCGGCAAGGTCGCCTGCTCACCGGAGGCGATGCGGGTGCTGATGCGCGCGTCCTGGCCGGGCAACATCGAGCAGGTCCACCAGGTGCTGCACGGCGTGATCCAGCACCGGCGGGTCGGCATGATCGCGCCTGCCGACCTCCCCCCGGAGACCCAGACCGTCAGCCGGCGGCTGCTCAGTGGGCTGGAGTCGCTGGAGCGCGACGCCGTCGTGCAGAGCCTCGCGGACGCGAACGGGAACAAGGTCCAGGCGGCGCGGGCGCTCGGAATGTCGCGGGCGACGATCTACCGGAAGATCCATGAGTACGGCATCGTCGTCCCGCCGGCCTGA
- a CDS encoding GPR1/FUN34/YaaH family transporter — MSSSTDTTADHPTPHTNGAAKHASDQVEAPEAGQVAAAPAPSTAFFGGNPAAVGVPVFVAGSVALALTLINYVPQLGAAIPIIFAATGLGLLLSTVWAASLGQTAVASIFGIFAGFWLSYAALVLGLTHNWFGILLRNIVHTTAMFLIVWLVILGLLTLGTLRLPLAFTALFVVIDAALAVLIVATINGDATLTKVAGYLTFAFAAVGAWIFLGVIDTASGGRGIPLGRPVIH, encoded by the coding sequence ATGTCGTCCAGTACAGACACCACCGCCGATCACCCCACGCCGCATACCAACGGCGCGGCCAAGCATGCGTCGGACCAGGTCGAGGCCCCGGAGGCCGGGCAGGTAGCGGCCGCACCCGCTCCTTCCACGGCGTTCTTCGGGGGGAACCCGGCCGCCGTTGGGGTGCCGGTCTTCGTCGCCGGGTCGGTCGCCCTGGCACTCACGTTGATCAACTACGTCCCACAGCTTGGCGCCGCGATTCCGATCATCTTCGCCGCGACCGGGCTCGGTCTCCTTCTGAGCACCGTCTGGGCGGCGTCATTGGGTCAGACCGCCGTGGCCAGCATCTTCGGCATCTTCGCCGGCTTCTGGCTCAGCTATGCCGCGCTCGTCCTCGGCCTGACGCACAACTGGTTCGGCATCCTGCTGAGGAACATCGTCCACACGACGGCTATGTTCCTCATCGTCTGGCTGGTGATACTGGGGCTGCTCACCCTGGGAACGCTGCGGTTGCCGTTGGCATTCACTGCGCTGTTCGTCGTGATCGACGCAGCCCTCGCGGTCCTCATCGTGGCGACGATCAACGGTGACGCGACACTGACCAAGGTCGCCGGCTACCTGACCTTCGCCTTCGCCGCAGTCGGTGCGTGGATATTCCTCGGTGTCATCGACACGGCATCGGGCGGACGGGGCATACCACTCGGTCGGCCGGTCATCCACTGA